The following proteins are co-located in the Manihot esculenta cultivar AM560-2 chromosome 9, M.esculenta_v8, whole genome shotgun sequence genome:
- the LOC122724579 gene encoding uncharacterized protein LOC122724579, protein MASAKPSPVALRLRTHLGTTTRFPISRANLRQKWINSHIPNNAGLRARLAILAYHRSYSLCSSISVCSTSLLSSFSLCTLFRPRFPHLRSPLSMTTQANSDPPQSSSSTKTVRAVIKGRVQGVFYRNWTVDNATQLGLKGWVRNRRDGSVEALFSGDADKVQEMEQRCRRGPPDAVVTGFQVFPCDDEPGSGFQRKPTV, encoded by the exons ATGGCATCGGCGAAGCCATCACCAGTGGCTTTACGATTACGCACCCACCTTGGAACCACCACTAGATTCCCCATATCTCGCGCGAACCTTCGACAAAAATGGATCAATTCCCACATACCCAACAATGCTGGTCTTCGTGCTAGACTCGCCATTCTCGCTTATCATCGCTCTTATTCTCTTTGTTCTTCTATTTCGGTTTGCTCtacttctcttctttcttctttttctctttgcaCTTTGTTCCGACCTCGTTTTCCTCATCTTCGATCTCCTTTGTCCATGACCACTCAAGCCAATTCTGACCCACCTCAGTCTTCCTCCTCCACAAAAACG GTGAGGGCCGTGATCAAGGGGAGGGTGCAAGGAGTATTCTATAGGAACTGGACAGTGGACAATGCAACCCAATTGGGGTTGAAAGGCTGGGTTAGGAATAGGAGGGATGGTTCTGTCGAGGCACTATTCTCTGGGGATGCTGATAAGGTGCAGGAGATGGAGCAGAGGTGCCGCCGTGGTCCACCTGATGCTGTGGTTACTGGCTTCCAGGTGTTTCCTTGCGATGATGAACCTGGAAGTGGGTTCCAGCGTAAACCAACGGTTTGA
- the LOC110623210 gene encoding thylakoid lumenal 15.0 kDa protein 2, chloroplastic, translated as MAFLRLPSSHTLRTTFHPGFTVPVKASSLRFRPNFQVQNITKISNWAVDVRSKFLNLLLSGALALGFSLSGVEFAEAKVGVNKPELLPKEFTTVIDVAGFLSDGQEKRLVQEISDIEKDTGFKLRVLAQNYPETPGLAIRDFWQVDDRTIVFVADPTFGNILNFNVGASVDLDIPRSFWSRLAGKYGNMFYWKEKGEDASVEAAVMAISSCLREPVGPNNCSEVN; from the exons ATGGCGTTTCTCCGTCTCCCTTCGTCTCATACTCTTAGAACCACCTTTCATCCTGGATTCACGGTACCTGTTAAGGCCTCGTCTCTTCGCTTCCGGCCAAACTTTCAAGTCCAAAATATAACCAAAATCAGCAATTGGGCTGTCGATGTTCGATCCAAATTTTTGAATTTGCTGCTTTCTGGGGCTCTCGCACTAGGTTTCTCTCTCTCAG GGGTTGAATTTGCTGAGGCAAAAGTTGGGGTTAACAAGCCAGAATTGCTTCCTAAAGAGTTTACTACTGTTATAGATGTGGCTGGGTTCCTTTCTGATGGACAG GAGAAGAGACTTGTGCAGGAGATTTCAGACATTGAGAAGGATACTGGATTCAAATTAAGAGTTTTAGCTCAAAATTACCCTGAAACACCAG GGTTGGCAATTAGAGATTTTTGGCAAGTGGATGATAGGACCATTGTCTTCGTTGCAGACCCTACCTTTG GAAATATATTAAACTTCAATGTTGGGGCTTCCGTTGATCTAGACATTCCACGTAGCTTCTGGAGTCGTCTGGCTGGGAAATATGGGAACATGTTTTATTGGAAGGAGAAG GGGGAGGATGCATCTGTTGAAGCTGCTGTGATGGCAATATCCAGTTGCCTGAGAGAACCTGTAGGCCCAAATAATTGCTCCGAGGTAAACTAA
- the LOC110623683 gene encoding auxin-responsive protein SAUR32 encodes MKLKLFIRKIQWVLMLSASKGTSLKANKLKEEIEAEKMVPEDVKQGHFAVIAVKGGEPKRFIMELDHLTNPAFMKLLEQAEEEYGFQQKGVLAVPCQPEELQMILGEGRKRRMSFER; translated from the coding sequence ATGAAGCTCAAGCTTTTCATTAGAAAGATACAATGGGTTCTCATGCTCTCGGCATCTAAGGGAACTAGTCTAAAGGCCAACAAGTTAAAGGAAGAGATAGAGGCTGAAAAAATGGTTCCAGAAGATGTGAAGCAAGGGCATTTTGCAGTAATTGCAGTGAAAGGTGGAGAACCAAAGAGGTTTATTATGGAGTTGGACCATCTTACTAATCCAGCATTCATGAAGTTACTGGAGCAAGCTGAAGAGGAATATGGATTCCAGCAGAAGGGAGTTCTAGCAGTCCCTTGTCAACCTGAAGAACTACAGATGATCCTAGGTGAAGGGAGAAAGAGAAGAATGAGTTTTGAGAGGTAG